Proteins co-encoded in one Hemibagrus wyckioides isolate EC202008001 linkage group LG26, SWU_Hwy_1.0, whole genome shotgun sequence genomic window:
- the LOC131346669 gene encoding macrophage mannose receptor 1-like isoform X2 — MRNIPDMSHKWGFVILFFSVSCIEAYIPHRYNFVNENKTWSEAQTYCRVKYTDLATINNMREIKKLNHTLMKENAKKAWIGLQREGPGKWQWSLAEQTFYRDGDTYRNWHSGEPNGGVAYQFCAEMYTNDGKWNDHNCVALNPFICYEEKNESTKYVVINETKSWYDAQIYCREKYTDLVSVRNQTENDEIWRMINSSVHQKVWIGLFYDSWKWSDQSNSSFRYWSSDQNSGGLNCAAVSESEKRYWSDVNCTEKLLFICHEKYLILINETLTWWEALRYCRNHHHDLVSVRTEEMQLWVKEVAQDASTEHVWLGLRHDCVQRVWFWVFGSMVCYEDWAPGNGTWNEDCSHEKRSGAVQSEGERKWIELHESHKLNFICSTYDDLFY, encoded by the exons ATGAGAAACATTCCAG acaTGAGTCATAAATGGGGTTTTGTAATCCTGTTCTTCTCAG TATCTTGCATAGAAGCATATATTCCTCATCGCTATAACtttgtgaatgaaaataaaacctgGAGTGAAGCTCAGACTTACTGCAGAGTGAAATACACTGATCTGGCAACCATCAACAAcatgagagagataaagaagctgaatcacacactgatgaagGAAAATGCAAAGAAAGCTTGGATTGgtctacagagagagggacCTGGGAAATGGCAGTGGTCTCTGGCAGAACAAACTTTCTACAGAGACGGAGACACTTACAGAAACTGGCATAGTGGAGAACCTAATGGTGGTGTGGCCTATCAGTTCTGTGCTGAGATGTATACAAATGACGGAAAGTGGAATGATCACAACTGTGTAGCATTAAATCCTTTTATATGTTATGAAG aaaaGAACGAAAGCACTAAATATGTAGTGATTAATGAGACAAAGAGCTGGTATGATGCTCAGatctactgcagagagaaataCACTGACCTGGTCAGTGTGAGGAACCAAACTGAGAATGATGAGATCTGGAGAATGATTAATAGTTCAGTGCATCAGAAAGTTTGGATCGGTCTGTTTTATGACTCCTGGAAGTGGTCAGATCAGAGTAACTCCTCATTCAGATACTGGAGCTCTGACCAAAACAGTGGAGGTTTGAACTGTGCTGCAGTGTCTGAGTCTGAGAAACGTTACTGGAGTGATGTGAACTGCACAGAAAAACTCCTGTTCATCTGCCATGAGA AATATCTGATTCTGATTAATGAGACTCTAACCTGGTGGGAAGCTCTGAGATACTGCAGGAACCATCATCATGACCTGGTCTCAGTGCGCACTGAGGAGATGCAGCTCTGGGTGAAGGAAGTGGCTCAAGATGCCTCCACTGAACATGTGTGGCTCGGCCTGCGTCACGACTGTGTCCAGCGTGTCTGGTTCTGGGTTTTTGGATCAATGGTCTGCTATGAGGACTGGGCCCCGGGGAATGGGACCTGGAATGAAGACTGCAGCCATGAGAAGAGAAGTGGAGCAGTGCAGTCTgaaggagagaggaagtggaTCGAGCTGCATGAGAGCCACAAGCTCAACTTCATCTGCTCTACCTATGATG atttgttttattaa
- the LOC131346669 gene encoding macrophage mannose receptor 1-like isoform X1, protein MRNIPDMSHKWGFVILFFSVVSCIEAYIPHRYNFVNENKTWSEAQTYCRVKYTDLATINNMREIKKLNHTLMKENAKKAWIGLQREGPGKWQWSLAEQTFYRDGDTYRNWHSGEPNGGVAYQFCAEMYTNDGKWNDHNCVALNPFICYEEKNESTKYVVINETKSWYDAQIYCREKYTDLVSVRNQTENDEIWRMINSSVHQKVWIGLFYDSWKWSDQSNSSFRYWSSDQNSGGLNCAAVSESEKRYWSDVNCTEKLLFICHEKYLILINETLTWWEALRYCRNHHHDLVSVRTEEMQLWVKEVAQDASTEHVWLGLRHDCVQRVWFWVFGSMVCYEDWAPGNGTWNEDCSHEKRSGAVQSEGERKWIELHESHKLNFICSTYDDLFY, encoded by the exons ATGAGAAACATTCCAG acaTGAGTCATAAATGGGGTTTTGTAATCCTGTTCTTCTCAG TAGTATCTTGCATAGAAGCATATATTCCTCATCGCTATAACtttgtgaatgaaaataaaacctgGAGTGAAGCTCAGACTTACTGCAGAGTGAAATACACTGATCTGGCAACCATCAACAAcatgagagagataaagaagctgaatcacacactgatgaagGAAAATGCAAAGAAAGCTTGGATTGgtctacagagagagggacCTGGGAAATGGCAGTGGTCTCTGGCAGAACAAACTTTCTACAGAGACGGAGACACTTACAGAAACTGGCATAGTGGAGAACCTAATGGTGGTGTGGCCTATCAGTTCTGTGCTGAGATGTATACAAATGACGGAAAGTGGAATGATCACAACTGTGTAGCATTAAATCCTTTTATATGTTATGAAG aaaaGAACGAAAGCACTAAATATGTAGTGATTAATGAGACAAAGAGCTGGTATGATGCTCAGatctactgcagagagaaataCACTGACCTGGTCAGTGTGAGGAACCAAACTGAGAATGATGAGATCTGGAGAATGATTAATAGTTCAGTGCATCAGAAAGTTTGGATCGGTCTGTTTTATGACTCCTGGAAGTGGTCAGATCAGAGTAACTCCTCATTCAGATACTGGAGCTCTGACCAAAACAGTGGAGGTTTGAACTGTGCTGCAGTGTCTGAGTCTGAGAAACGTTACTGGAGTGATGTGAACTGCACAGAAAAACTCCTGTTCATCTGCCATGAGA AATATCTGATTCTGATTAATGAGACTCTAACCTGGTGGGAAGCTCTGAGATACTGCAGGAACCATCATCATGACCTGGTCTCAGTGCGCACTGAGGAGATGCAGCTCTGGGTGAAGGAAGTGGCTCAAGATGCCTCCACTGAACATGTGTGGCTCGGCCTGCGTCACGACTGTGTCCAGCGTGTCTGGTTCTGGGTTTTTGGATCAATGGTCTGCTATGAGGACTGGGCCCCGGGGAATGGGACCTGGAATGAAGACTGCAGCCATGAGAAGAGAAGTGGAGCAGTGCAGTCTgaaggagagaggaagtggaTCGAGCTGCATGAGAGCCACAAGCTCAACTTCATCTGCTCTACCTATGATG atttgttttattaa
- the LOC131346669 gene encoding macrophage mannose receptor 1-like isoform X3, whose product MRNIPDMSHKWGFVILFFSEAYIPHRYNFVNENKTWSEAQTYCRVKYTDLATINNMREIKKLNHTLMKENAKKAWIGLQREGPGKWQWSLAEQTFYRDGDTYRNWHSGEPNGGVAYQFCAEMYTNDGKWNDHNCVALNPFICYEEKNESTKYVVINETKSWYDAQIYCREKYTDLVSVRNQTENDEIWRMINSSVHQKVWIGLFYDSWKWSDQSNSSFRYWSSDQNSGGLNCAAVSESEKRYWSDVNCTEKLLFICHEKYLILINETLTWWEALRYCRNHHHDLVSVRTEEMQLWVKEVAQDASTEHVWLGLRHDCVQRVWFWVFGSMVCYEDWAPGNGTWNEDCSHEKRSGAVQSEGERKWIELHESHKLNFICSTYDDLFY is encoded by the exons ATGAGAAACATTCCAG acaTGAGTCATAAATGGGGTTTTGTAATCCTGTTCTTCTCAG AAGCATATATTCCTCATCGCTATAACtttgtgaatgaaaataaaacctgGAGTGAAGCTCAGACTTACTGCAGAGTGAAATACACTGATCTGGCAACCATCAACAAcatgagagagataaagaagctgaatcacacactgatgaagGAAAATGCAAAGAAAGCTTGGATTGgtctacagagagagggacCTGGGAAATGGCAGTGGTCTCTGGCAGAACAAACTTTCTACAGAGACGGAGACACTTACAGAAACTGGCATAGTGGAGAACCTAATGGTGGTGTGGCCTATCAGTTCTGTGCTGAGATGTATACAAATGACGGAAAGTGGAATGATCACAACTGTGTAGCATTAAATCCTTTTATATGTTATGAAG aaaaGAACGAAAGCACTAAATATGTAGTGATTAATGAGACAAAGAGCTGGTATGATGCTCAGatctactgcagagagaaataCACTGACCTGGTCAGTGTGAGGAACCAAACTGAGAATGATGAGATCTGGAGAATGATTAATAGTTCAGTGCATCAGAAAGTTTGGATCGGTCTGTTTTATGACTCCTGGAAGTGGTCAGATCAGAGTAACTCCTCATTCAGATACTGGAGCTCTGACCAAAACAGTGGAGGTTTGAACTGTGCTGCAGTGTCTGAGTCTGAGAAACGTTACTGGAGTGATGTGAACTGCACAGAAAAACTCCTGTTCATCTGCCATGAGA AATATCTGATTCTGATTAATGAGACTCTAACCTGGTGGGAAGCTCTGAGATACTGCAGGAACCATCATCATGACCTGGTCTCAGTGCGCACTGAGGAGATGCAGCTCTGGGTGAAGGAAGTGGCTCAAGATGCCTCCACTGAACATGTGTGGCTCGGCCTGCGTCACGACTGTGTCCAGCGTGTCTGGTTCTGGGTTTTTGGATCAATGGTCTGCTATGAGGACTGGGCCCCGGGGAATGGGACCTGGAATGAAGACTGCAGCCATGAGAAGAGAAGTGGAGCAGTGCAGTCTgaaggagagaggaagtggaTCGAGCTGCATGAGAGCCACAAGCTCAACTTCATCTGCTCTACCTATGATG atttgttttattaa